The following nucleotide sequence is from Anopheles bellator unplaced genomic scaffold, idAnoBellAS_SP24_06.2 scaffold02196_ctg1, whole genome shotgun sequence.
GGTGGAGGCATCGGTGGATACGAAGGCAAGGACTTTTACGCCTATCCGAAGTACAAGTTCGAGTATGGAGTGAAGGACTATCACACCGGTGACCACAAGAGCCAGTGGGAAGTCCGGGACGGAGATGTCGTCAAGGGAGAGTACACTCTGGACGAGCCCGATGGTTCGACGCGCATCGTCAAGTATCACGCCGACAGCAAGAACGGATTTGAGGCCATCGTCAAGAACATCGGCAAGGGAGGCGGTATCGAGCAGGAGGGAggatcgatcggcggtggcagcggggGCGGTCAGGGTGGATTCGGAGGTGGCTATGGACATGGTTATAGCTACAGCAAGCTGAAGAAGTTCAATTAGGCGCCACGCTGGTTCGCCGATTCCTATTAATAAAGCCATTGCATGAGTATTCAAAAATTGCTGCAGAAGGAAGTTCAAGGTTAGCAAGCGCTTGGCGGTTGGTGGTGCTAGtgtgccgcggccaccacgccAATTGAGCTACTCCCggtatgtgtttgtggagtTCGATCGAAGCGAACGCCGCAAGTTGCGTTGGACTGGATTCTTAACGCATGGTTGCGCCCTGAATTCGCATCGTGAGCGCCGCcgaccgctgccgctgctatTTATGCGAAAAGTTGTCCGCGTTTCGCACCGTCGATCGGCGCTTTGGGGAATTGTGGCGAACGTTAGCTTTGGGGTGTGTCAGGCTTGGGCGCTAATCGTTTGGAAGAAATTTGACTACAAGTTGAAGATGGAacgacagggagagagagggagagagcagCGCGCGTGTTAACCACCCACGAGACCTGCACCACGGGTCTATGTTTACAAGGTGTttatcgtttccggttcgtgggTCACCATCAAACACATACCTGCCGGTTGACTTACCGACGGTGGGGAGTAAACGGGAGCCACAGATTATCCCGTTGTAACATTCTGACAGCATCTATCAACAGAATTACCCGGCCGATGTTACGCGCACCGGTTAAGGGTGAGGAGAACCGCTTGAGGCGCCCTCAATTACCTCGA
It contains:
- the LOC131214739 gene encoding adult-specific cuticular protein ACP-20-like: GGFEGGIGGGIGGGIGGYEGKDFYAYPKYKFEYGVKDYHTGDHKSQWEVRDGDVVKGEYTLDEPDGSTRIVKYHADSKNGFEAIVKNIGKGGGIEQEGGSIGGGSGGGQGGFGGGYGHGYSYSKLKKFN